In a single window of the Paenibacillus sp. MMS20-IR301 genome:
- a CDS encoding beta-ketoacyl-ACP synthase III yields MKQLRPVGIIGTGKYVPERILTNSDLEKIVETNDEWIVSRTGIRERHIAAPEQATSDLAYEAALKALDSAGMKAEDLDLIIVATVTPDSAFPSTACILQDKLGAKGAAAFDLSAACSGFVYSLATATGFIQNGMYNNALIIGADTLSRITDYTDRNTCVLFGDGAGAVIVGEVPEGRGFQSFDLGAEGSGGSLLNQEAGGSRLPASHQTVEDKKHFIYMNGREVFKFAVRVMGTATERVLTKAGITKENIDLFVPHQANIRIIQSAMQRLDLPPEKCVINVDRYANTSAASIPLALVEAAEEGRMKEGDTVLMVGFGGGLTWGASVLIW; encoded by the coding sequence ATGAAACAATTACGTCCGGTAGGGATTATCGGTACAGGTAAATACGTACCAGAGAGAATATTGACCAACAGTGATCTGGAGAAGATCGTCGAAACAAACGATGAATGGATTGTCAGCCGGACAGGAATCCGGGAACGGCATATCGCAGCCCCGGAACAGGCGACCTCCGATCTTGCTTATGAAGCTGCACTGAAAGCGCTGGATTCCGCGGGGATGAAGGCAGAAGACCTCGATCTTATTATTGTTGCTACGGTTACACCTGACAGTGCGTTTCCTTCCACTGCCTGCATTCTGCAGGACAAGCTGGGAGCTAAAGGGGCAGCAGCCTTTGACCTGTCGGCAGCCTGCTCCGGGTTCGTCTATAGCCTGGCTACAGCAACCGGATTCATCCAGAACGGAATGTATAACAATGCGCTGATTATTGGTGCGGACACCTTGTCGCGCATTACAGATTACACGGACCGTAACACCTGTGTACTGTTCGGAGACGGTGCCGGCGCAGTAATCGTGGGCGAGGTTCCGGAAGGCCGGGGCTTCCAGTCCTTCGATCTTGGAGCGGAAGGCTCCGGCGGCAGCCTGCTCAACCAGGAAGCAGGCGGATCACGCCTTCCGGCTTCCCATCAGACTGTGGAGGACAAGAAGCACTTCATCTATATGAACGGCCGCGAAGTATTTAAATTTGCGGTGCGCGTGATGGGTACGGCTACAGAGCGTGTATTGACCAAAGCGGGAATAACCAAGGAGAATATCGACCTGTTCGTACCGCATCAGGCCAATATCCGGATTATTCAATCCGCAATGCAGCGTCTCGATCTGCCGCCTGAGAAATGCGTAATCAATGTCGACCGGTATGCTAATACATCGGCTGCATCGATTCCGCTTGCCCTGGTAGAAGCAGCTGAAGAAGGCCGGATGAAGGAAGGCGACACCGTTCTGATGGTCGGCTTCGGCGGCGGTCTGACTTGGGGCGCATCTGTACTGATCTGGTAA
- the plsX gene encoding phosphate acyltransferase PlsX, whose protein sequence is MLIAIDAMGGDNAPECNVEGALAAAAEWSDTQIVLVGDEARLAPLLKNKPSNVTVRHAGDVIGSDEEPVKAVRRKKDSSMVVAGRMVREGEADAMISSGNTGALMTTGLLVVGRMQGIERPALAPMIPTLDDVGVLALDLGANMDAKPQHLAQYALMGSIYRSKVHGIAKPRVGLLNVGTEPGKGNELTKEAYPLLEAQQGIHFVGNVEARDVLTGACDVLVCDGFAGNILLKTLEGTAGAMFALLKEQFSKSLKTKLGAAILMPELRGLKGKMDYKEHGGAPLLGLSGLVVKGHGSSDGNAVKNAVRQARIALQADLVSSISKEISGK, encoded by the coding sequence GTGCTGATCGCCATTGATGCCATGGGCGGGGATAATGCTCCTGAATGTAATGTGGAAGGTGCGCTTGCTGCAGCCGCAGAATGGAGCGACACGCAGATTGTGCTGGTCGGGGATGAAGCCAGGCTTGCACCGCTGCTGAAGAACAAGCCGTCCAATGTAACGGTGCGTCATGCGGGTGATGTGATCGGTTCAGATGAGGAGCCGGTGAAGGCAGTCCGCCGCAAGAAGGACTCATCCATGGTGGTAGCCGGACGGATGGTCCGCGAAGGTGAAGCGGATGCCATGATCTCGTCGGGCAATACAGGGGCCTTGATGACTACGGGGCTGCTGGTTGTGGGAAGAATGCAGGGTATAGAACGCCCCGCACTGGCACCAATGATTCCTACACTGGATGATGTCGGTGTACTGGCTCTGGATCTTGGCGCCAATATGGATGCGAAGCCGCAGCATCTGGCACAATATGCATTAATGGGCAGTATTTACCGCAGCAAGGTGCATGGAATCGCTAAGCCGCGTGTAGGCCTGCTGAATGTCGGAACCGAGCCGGGCAAAGGAAATGAGCTGACCAAGGAAGCCTATCCGCTGCTGGAGGCACAGCAGGGAATTCATTTTGTCGGCAATGTGGAAGCGCGGGATGTTCTTACCGGTGCCTGTGATGTGCTGGTCTGTGACGGCTTTGCCGGTAATATACTTCTGAAGACACTGGAAGGAACGGCAGGCGCCATGTTCGCTCTGCTGAAGGAGCAGTTCAGCAAGTCGCTGAAGACGAAGCTGGGTGCAGCCATTCTGATGCCGGAGCTTAGAGGTCTTAAGGGCAAGATGGATTATAAGGAGCATGGCGGGGCGCCGCTGCTCGGTCTTAGCGGTCTGGTAGTGAAGGGGCATGGCTCCTCTGACGGCAATGCGGTGAAGAATGCGGTAAGGCAGGCCCGGATTGCGCTGCAGGCTGATCTGGTATCCAGTATATCCAAGGAAATTAGCGGGAAGTGA
- the fapR gene encoding transcription factor FapR → MSKKERQQQLLSIIEGNPFVTDRELTRQLKVSIQTIRLDRMELGIPELRERMKQMAEHSYDQVRSLPADEVVGDIVDLQLDRSGISIFEIREEHVFSRNGIARGHYVFGQANSLAVAIINDEIALTASADIRFVRMVRLGEKCIAKAQVISLAGRGGKAEVNVFTYVGEELVFQGHFVVYRSAIEEYSEGGNRSADRH, encoded by the coding sequence ATGTCCAAGAAAGAACGGCAGCAGCAGCTGCTCTCTATAATTGAAGGTAATCCGTTTGTGACGGACCGGGAATTAACCCGCCAGCTGAAGGTGAGCATCCAGACGATCCGGCTGGACCGGATGGAGCTGGGGATTCCGGAGCTGCGTGAGCGGATGAAGCAAATGGCGGAGCACTCCTATGATCAGGTCCGCTCGCTGCCTGCCGATGAAGTGGTTGGTGATATTGTGGATCTGCAGCTGGACCGGAGCGGGATCTCGATCTTTGAAATCCGTGAAGAGCATGTGTTCTCCAGGAACGGGATCGCCCGCGGCCACTATGTGTTCGGCCAGGCGAATTCACTCGCTGTTGCCATCATTAACGACGAGATTGCTTTGACGGCTTCAGCCGATATCCGGTTTGTGCGAATGGTCCGGCTGGGCGAGAAATGCATTGCCAAAGCGCAGGTTATCTCGCTTGCGGGCCGCGGCGGCAAGGCTGAAGTGAACGTATTTACATATGTCGGGGAAGAACTGGTATTTCAAGGCCATTTTGTCGTGTACCGTTCTGCAATAGAAGAGTACAGCGAAGGGGGTAACCGGAGTGCTGATCGCCATTGA
- the rpmF gene encoding 50S ribosomal protein L32, whose translation MAVPQRRTSKTRRDKRRTHFKLVVPGMVKCEQCGELKLAHHVCKVCGTYKAREIIKN comes from the coding sequence ATGGCAGTACCACAACGCAGAACGTCCAAGACTCGCCGCGACAAACGTCGCACTCACTTCAAACTGGTAGTTCCAGGTATGGTGAAATGTGAACAATGCGGAGAGCTGAAACTGGCTCACCACGTATGCAAAGTTTGCGGAACTTACAAAGCTAGAGAGATCATCAAAAACTAG
- a CDS encoding DUF177 domain-containing protein — protein MKIHFRKLANADEPLHLQETLDVSELVKGRKDILAVAPLTVNLKALPAGTDSVNVVGTLEGNVDMLCARCLSEVNSKLNIPFAETFKWLKQPVLPEDEDDEIIYVEDEIVDLVPFAEENFVLHLPDSVLCKADCLGLCQTCGQNLNEGTCSCDNTVIDPRLAALKGFFTKQDN, from the coding sequence ATGAAGATTCACTTTCGCAAATTGGCTAATGCCGACGAGCCTCTGCACCTCCAGGAGACACTGGATGTCAGCGAGCTTGTCAAAGGGCGGAAGGATATACTTGCTGTTGCGCCGCTCACAGTGAACCTTAAAGCGCTGCCCGCGGGAACCGATAGTGTGAACGTGGTGGGAACACTGGAAGGGAATGTGGACATGTTATGTGCACGTTGCCTCAGCGAAGTGAACAGCAAACTGAACATTCCTTTTGCTGAGACTTTCAAATGGCTTAAGCAGCCGGTTCTTCCCGAAGACGAAGATGACGAAATCATCTACGTAGAGGACGAGATTGTGGATCTTGTTCCGTTTGCGGAAGAAAACTTCGTACTGCACTTACCGGATTCGGTATTGTGCAAGGCAGACTGTCTTGGTCTTTGTCAGACATGTGGACAAAATTTGAACGAAGGCACCTGCAGTTGCGACAACACAGTGATCGATCCAAGACTCGCTGCGTTGAAAGGATTCTTTACCAAGCAAGATAACTAA
- a CDS encoding nucleotidyltransferase, translated as MTTVGIIAEYNPLHNGHVHHFTEAKRISGADRSIVIMSGPFTQRGEPAAVSKRARTEMALHMGADLVIELPVVYAVQPAEWFAFGAVSLLEATGVADSLCFGSEAGTLGELLPLSAFLAEESSSLKAEIRARMASGSGFPAAYSAAAAAAWTSFMGEEKPLEAEIILRQPNNSLGLHYLIALRRLGSAITPLTVPRTGAGFHDPLQGGSGIASATAIRRLLQEGGSPAAYMPEYSVSILEREHAAGRGPLQLEDFRIPLRHVLSTHSAAELRRVQDMNEGLENRLLSSLSRLEKFTVAGLLQELKSKRYTLTRLQRLLVHTLLNHSREEMLPAGLGKGPGYIRVLGFRESGRLLLKQMKQQASLPVVTSPARFTHPMLERDLQAAAVFAGAYADPLRSDLYSDYLEPPVRV; from the coding sequence GTGACTACTGTTGGCATTATTGCCGAATATAACCCTTTACATAACGGGCATGTCCATCATTTTACCGAGGCCAAAAGAATATCAGGCGCGGACCGCTCCATCGTGATTATGAGCGGCCCGTTCACCCAGCGCGGCGAGCCGGCGGCGGTCAGCAAGCGCGCCCGCACCGAGATGGCGCTGCATATGGGCGCTGATCTAGTGATTGAGCTGCCGGTGGTCTATGCCGTCCAGCCGGCAGAATGGTTCGCCTTCGGAGCGGTCTCCTTGCTGGAAGCGACCGGCGTCGCGGACAGCCTGTGCTTCGGCTCCGAAGCCGGCACTTTGGGCGAACTGCTGCCCCTCTCTGCCTTCCTGGCTGAGGAGAGCAGCTCGCTTAAAGCCGAGATCCGCGCGCGCATGGCAAGCGGATCGGGCTTCCCCGCCGCCTACAGCGCAGCTGCGGCGGCGGCATGGACCTCTTTCATGGGAGAGGAGAAACCGTTAGAAGCCGAAATAATCTTGCGGCAGCCGAACAACAGCCTCGGCCTGCACTACCTGATCGCGCTGCGGCGGCTTGGCAGCGCGATCACGCCCTTGACCGTGCCGCGCACAGGCGCGGGCTTCCACGACCCGCTGCAGGGCGGGTCTGGCATTGCCAGTGCAACAGCAATCCGCCGGCTGCTGCAGGAGGGCGGGTCACCGGCGGCCTACATGCCGGAGTATAGCGTGTCCATCCTGGAGCGGGAGCATGCGGCCGGCCGGGGGCCGCTGCAGCTGGAGGACTTCCGGATTCCGCTGCGCCACGTGCTGTCCACACACTCCGCAGCAGAGCTGCGCCGTGTGCAGGATATGAACGAAGGGCTGGAGAACAGGCTGCTAAGCAGCCTCTCCCGGCTGGAGAAATTCACTGTAGCCGGACTGCTCCAGGAGCTGAAGAGCAAACGTTATACCCTTACCCGGCTTCAGCGGCTGCTGGTCCATACCCTGCTGAACCATAGCAGGGAGGAGATGCTGCCGGCCGGGCTGGGTAAAGGTCCGGGTTACATCAGGGTGCTTGGCTTCCGGGAGAGCGGCCGCCTGCTGCTGAAGCAAATGAAGCAGCAGGCCTCACTCCCTGTGGTCACAAGCCCGGCCCGCTTCACCCATCCCATGCTGGAGCGGGATCTGCAGGCGGCAGCAGTATTCGCCGGTGCCTATGCCGACCCGCTGCGCAGTGATCTGTACAGCGACTACCTGGAGCCGCCGGTCAGGGTGTAA